One genomic segment of Nocardioides cavernaquae includes these proteins:
- a CDS encoding lipid-transfer protein has protein sequence MASSKVYVVGVGMTKFEKPGSKDWDYPDMAREAGTKALDDAGIAYDQVQQVHVGYVYGDSTSGQRAVYELGRTGVPITNVNNNCSTGSTALYLAAQAIRGGLYDCTLALGFEKMQPGSLMSQFDDRTNPMMDHLMALAELQEFAMPPAPYMFGAAGREHMERYGTTLEHFAKIGYKNHKHSVNNPYAQFQTEYTLEEIQNSAVIYSPLTKLQCSPTSDGSGAVILASEAFVDKHGLGDQAVEMIGQAMVTDMESTFTDNSAQSLVGKEMSREAARQVYEQAGITPDDVSVIELHDCFSANELITYEALGLCADGEGGKLVDNDDTTYGGRWVVNPSGGLISKGHPLGATGLAQCSELTWQLRGTADARQVERAAQPGGVALQHNIGLGGAVVVSAYRKAQ, from the coding sequence ATGGCCAGCAGCAAGGTCTACGTCGTCGGCGTCGGCATGACGAAGTTCGAGAAGCCCGGGTCGAAGGACTGGGACTACCCGGACATGGCCCGCGAGGCGGGCACCAAGGCGCTCGACGACGCCGGCATCGCCTACGACCAGGTCCAGCAGGTCCACGTCGGCTACGTCTACGGCGACTCGACCTCCGGTCAGCGCGCCGTCTACGAGCTCGGCAGGACCGGTGTCCCGATCACCAACGTCAACAACAACTGCTCGACCGGTTCCACGGCGCTCTACCTTGCCGCGCAGGCGATCCGTGGCGGTCTCTACGACTGCACGCTCGCCCTCGGCTTCGAGAAGATGCAGCCGGGTTCGCTCATGTCGCAGTTCGATGACCGCACGAACCCGATGATGGACCACCTCATGGCGCTCGCCGAGCTCCAGGAGTTCGCGATGCCGCCCGCGCCGTACATGTTCGGTGCTGCTGGTCGCGAGCACATGGAGCGCTACGGCACGACGCTCGAGCACTTCGCCAAGATCGGCTACAAGAACCACAAGCACTCGGTGAACAACCCCTACGCGCAGTTCCAGACGGAATACACGCTGGAGGAGATCCAGAACTCGGCCGTCATCTACAGCCCGCTCACCAAGCTCCAGTGCTCGCCCACCTCCGACGGCTCGGGTGCGGTGATCCTCGCCAGTGAGGCCTTCGTGGACAAGCACGGCCTCGGCGACCAGGCGGTCGAGATGATCGGCCAGGCGATGGTCACCGACATGGAGAGCACCTTCACCGACAACTCCGCACAGTCGCTCGTCGGCAAGGAGATGTCCCGTGAAGCGGCACGCCAGGTCTACGAGCAGGCCGGCATCACGCCCGACGACGTGAGCGTGATCGAGCTGCACGACTGCTTCTCTGCCAACGAGCTGATCACCTATGAAGCGCTCGGCCTCTGCGCCGACGGCGAGGGCGGCAAGCTCGTCGACAACGACGACACGACGTACGGCGGCCGTTGGGTCGTCAACCCGTCCGGTGGCCTGATCTCCAAGGGCCACCCGCTCGGTGCCACGGGCCTGGCCCAGTGCTCCGAGCTCACCTGGCAGCTGCGCGGCACCGCCGACGCACGTCAGGTCGAGCGCGCCGCGCAGCCCGGCGGCGTCGCACTGCAGCACAACATCGGCCTCGGCGGTGCTGTCGTCGTGTCCGCGTACCGCAAGGCGCAGTAA
- a CDS encoding SRPBCC family protein: MASVSVTQALPVAPDAAFAALSDLSNFENWLTIHQSWKSELPTEITVGTQITEVVSVMGMANKIEWTVTDANLPVSMTIEGAGMAGVKIKFVMSVAPADGGSEATIDAEFNGTMIVGPIGKAVAKNTQADLEKSLAKLAELVSA; this comes from the coding sequence ATGGCTAGCGTTTCCGTCACCCAGGCCCTCCCCGTCGCCCCGGACGCCGCGTTCGCAGCGCTGTCCGACCTGAGCAACTTCGAGAACTGGCTCACCATCCACCAGTCCTGGAAGTCCGAGCTGCCCACGGAGATCACCGTCGGCACCCAGATCACCGAGGTCGTCTCGGTCATGGGCATGGCCAACAAGATCGAGTGGACGGTCACCGACGCCAACCTCCCCGTGTCGATGACCATCGAGGGCGCGGGCATGGCCGGCGTGAAGATCAAGTTCGTCATGTCCGTCGCCCCGGCCGACGGCGGCTCCGAGGCCACGATCGACGCCGAGTTCAACGGCACCATGATCGTCGGCCCGATCGGCAAGGCGGTTGCCAAGAACACCCAGGCCGACCTCGAGAAGTCGCTCGCGAAGCTCGCCGAGCTCGTCTCCGCCTGA
- a CDS encoding MaoC/PaaZ C-terminal domain-containing protein, translating into MSTSTETPKAPRSSKPVTFNDDGIGEWTEDVVFEVTSERIAEYAAATNDPIEGHRNGEIASPVFAVVPTFFSMAPAALEVAPVELLMKLVHGEQDFHFHAPIKPGDVLTCRARATGYAALSTGSTVVVKAETRNQDDVLVNEQFITAFFRGVDAGQTVGELAPGHSLEAALTAGEPVAEVTAHVDEDQTFRYSPASGDPMPIHLDEEIAIMSGLPGIINHGLCTMAFTSWAALESFVDGDVTRLKRFAVRFAKPVLPGQDITTRFWDIPATADLSDGDRAVGFETSVGDDLVIRDGLAVFTA; encoded by the coding sequence ATGAGCACCAGCACCGAGACCCCGAAGGCTCCCCGGTCGAGCAAGCCCGTCACCTTCAACGACGACGGCATCGGCGAGTGGACCGAGGACGTGGTCTTCGAGGTCACCAGTGAGCGCATCGCGGAGTACGCCGCCGCGACCAACGACCCGATCGAGGGTCACCGCAACGGCGAGATCGCGTCGCCCGTCTTCGCGGTCGTTCCCACCTTCTTCTCGATGGCGCCGGCCGCCCTCGAGGTCGCACCGGTCGAGCTCCTGATGAAGCTCGTCCACGGCGAGCAGGACTTCCACTTCCACGCACCGATCAAGCCCGGCGACGTCCTCACCTGCCGCGCCCGCGCGACCGGGTACGCCGCGCTGAGCACCGGCTCGACGGTCGTGGTCAAGGCAGAGACCCGCAACCAGGACGACGTCCTGGTCAACGAGCAGTTCATCACTGCGTTCTTCCGCGGCGTGGACGCCGGCCAGACCGTCGGCGAGCTCGCCCCGGGACATTCCCTCGAGGCCGCGCTGACGGCCGGCGAGCCGGTCGCCGAGGTCACCGCGCACGTCGACGAGGACCAGACGTTCCGCTACTCCCCGGCCTCGGGCGACCCGATGCCGATCCACCTCGACGAGGAGATCGCGATCATGTCCGGCCTGCCGGGCATCATCAACCACGGCCTGTGCACGATGGCGTTCACCTCGTGGGCCGCGCTGGAGTCCTTCGTCGACGGCGACGTCACGCGCCTCAAGCGCTTCGCGGTCCGCTTCGCGAAGCCGGTCCTTCCCGGGCAGGACATCACCACCCGCTTCTGGGACATCCCGGCCACCGCTGACCTGTCCGACGGCGACCGCGCCGTCGGTTTCGAGACCTCCGTCGGCGACGACCTCGTCATCCGCGACGGTCTCGCCGTCTTCACGGCCTGA
- a CDS encoding SDR family oxidoreductase, translating to MGTLDGRIAIVTGAGRGIGREHALLLAREGASVVVNDLGGANDGSGSDAGPAQQVADEIVAAGGHAVANTDDVSSWAGAEALVKQAVDTFGGLDILVNNAGILRDAFIPAIEEHQWDAVIAVVLKGTAAPIHHAAAYWKAQTKAGKTVEASIINTASASGTFMPNAGQANYGAAKAAVAALTLVAADELDRYGVRANVIAPIARTRLTLATPGMGAIFAEEVPEGEFDAWHPSNISPLIARLAAADCKLNGKFFAVQGGVIQEMEGWHEVSAIESEGPWEIADLADRLG from the coding sequence ATGGGAACTCTTGACGGACGCATCGCCATCGTCACCGGCGCGGGTCGCGGCATCGGCCGTGAGCACGCTCTCCTCCTCGCTCGCGAGGGCGCCTCCGTCGTGGTCAACGACCTCGGTGGCGCCAACGACGGCAGCGGCTCGGACGCCGGCCCGGCACAGCAGGTGGCCGACGAGATCGTCGCGGCCGGTGGGCACGCCGTCGCCAACACCGACGACGTCTCCAGCTGGGCCGGTGCCGAGGCGCTGGTGAAGCAGGCGGTCGACACCTTCGGCGGGCTCGACATCCTGGTCAACAACGCCGGCATCCTGCGCGACGCGTTCATCCCGGCGATCGAGGAGCACCAGTGGGACGCCGTCATCGCTGTCGTCCTCAAGGGCACCGCTGCGCCGATCCACCACGCCGCGGCGTACTGGAAGGCGCAGACGAAGGCAGGCAAGACGGTCGAGGCCTCGATCATCAACACCGCCTCCGCGTCCGGCACCTTCATGCCCAACGCAGGCCAGGCCAACTACGGCGCCGCCAAGGCTGCCGTTGCTGCGCTGACCCTCGTTGCCGCTGACGAGCTGGACCGCTACGGCGTACGCGCCAACGTGATCGCCCCGATCGCCCGCACCAGGCTCACCCTGGCCACTCCCGGCATGGGCGCGATCTTCGCGGAGGAAGTGCCCGAGGGCGAGTTCGACGCCTGGCACCCCTCCAACATCTCCCCGCTGATCGCCCGGCTCGCCGCGGCCGACTGCAAGCTCAACGGCAAGTTCTTCGCCGTGCAGGGTGGCGTCATCCAGGAGATGGAGGGCTGGCACGAGGTGTCGGCCATCGAGTCCGAGGGTCCGTGGGAGATCGCGGACCTCGCGGACCGCCTGGGCTGA